Proteins co-encoded in one Oncorhynchus kisutch isolate 150728-3 linkage group LG1, Okis_V2, whole genome shotgun sequence genomic window:
- the wdr1 gene encoding WD repeat-containing protein 1, with protein sequence MSYELKHVFASLPQMERGVAKVLGGDPKGNNFLYTNGKSVIIRNINNPAIADIYTEHPHQVTVAKYAPSGFYIASGDVSGKIRIWDTTQKEHLLKYEYQPFGGKIKDIAWTEDSKRIACVGEGREKFGAVFLWDTGSSVGEISGHSKVINSVDIKQTRPYRLISGSDDNCGAFFEGPPFKFKFSITDHSRFVNCVRFSPDGNRFCTAGADGQIFLYDGKTGEKICALGGAKAHEGGVYAVSWSPDSSQLISASGDKTVKLWDVGTSTALTTFNMGADVMDQQLGCLWQKDHLLSVSLSGYINYLDKSNPDRPLRTIKGHSKSIQSLTVHKNGGRSYIYSGSHDGHINYWDAETGENNDFSGKGHSNLVTKMAVDDADQLVTCSMDDTVRFTSVTKKEYSASNLVKMDVQPKHVSVAAGGLALAVCIGQVVFLKDKKKVFTLDSLDYEPEAGAIHPGGSTAAVGGADGKVRLYSVQGSTLKDEGKSVEAKGPVTDMAYSKDGAYLAVTDEKKVVTVFTVADNYSVKNDFYGHHAKVVTLAWSPDNEHFASGGMDMMVYVWTVNDADKRLKIPDAHRLHHVSGLAWIDEHTLVTTSHDASVKQWTLKF encoded by the exons ATGTCATATGAATTGA AGCATGTATTTGCCAGCCTCCCGCAGATGGAACGAGGAGTCGCCAAAGTCCTAGGTGGCGATCCCAAAGGCAACAACTTCCTCTATACCAATGGAAAGAGCGTAATCATCAGGAACATTAAT AACCCTGCCATAGCTGATATCTACACTGAGCACCCTCATCAGGTTACTGTCGCCAAGTACGCCCCCAGTGGCTTCTACATTGCTTCTGGAG ATGTGTCTGGTAAGATCCGTATCTGGGACACTACCCAGAAGGAACACCTGCTGAAGTATGAGTACCAGCCTTTCGGGGGGAAAATCAAGGACATCGcatggactgaggacagcaaaaGGATTGCTTGTGTGGGAGAGGGACGTGAGAA GTTCGGGGCTGTGTTCCTGTGGGACACTGGCTCCTCTGTGGGAGAGATCTCGGGCCACTCCAAAGTCATCAACAGCGTGGATATCAAGCAGACTCGCCCCTACCGTCTGATCTCTGGAAGCGATGACAATTGTGGAGCCTTCTTTGAGGGACCACCTTTCAAGTTCAAGTTCTCAATCACA GACCACAGCAGGTTTGTCAACTGCGTGCGTTTCTCTCCAGACGGGAACCGGTTTTGTACGGCTGGCGCCGACGGTCAG ATCTTCCTGTACGACGGAAAGACTGGTGAGAAGATTTGCGCTCTGGGCGGAGCCAAGGCCCACGAGGGAGGAGTCTATGCC gtGAGCTGGAGCCCCGACAGCTCCCAGCTCATCTCTGCCTCGGGCGACAAGACTGTGAAGCTTTGGGACGTAGGCACCAGCACGGCCCTCACCACCTTCAACATGGGCGCCGACGTCATGGACCAGCAGCTGGGCTGCCTGTGGCAGAAAGACCACCTGCTCAGCGTCTCCCTGTCTGGCTACATCAACTACCTGGACAAGAGCAACCCCGACCGGCCACTCCGCACCATCAAG GGTCACAGCAAATCCATTCAGTCCTTGACGGTTCACAAAAACGGGGGGCGTTCTTACATCTACTCGGGCAGCCATGACGGGCACATCA ATTACTGGGACGCGGAGACCGGGGAGAACAACGACTTCTCAGGGAAGGGCCACAGCAACCTGGTCACCAAGATGGCTGTGGACGATGCTGACCAGCTGGTGACCTGCAGCATGGACGACACGGTTCGCTTCACCAGCGTGACCAAGAAAGAGTACAG TGCTTCCAACCTGGTAAAGATGGACGTCCAACCTAAACATGTGTCAGTAGCTGCAGGGGGGCTCGCTTTGGCTGTGTGCATCGGACAG GTGGTGTTTTTGAAAGACAAGAAGAAGGTGTTCACGCTGGACAGTCTGGACTACGAGCCGGAAGCAGGAGCAATCCACCCAGGGGGCAGCACTGCGGCAGTGGGCGGGGCA GATGGAAAGGTCCGCTTGTATTCTGTCCAAGGCAGCACTCTGAAGGACGAGGGGAAGAGTGTGGAGGCCAAGGGGCCAGTCACAGACATGGCCTACTCCAAAGATGGCGCCTACCTGGCCGTCACTGACGAGAAGAAGGTCGTCACAGTCTTCACAGTGGCAGACAATTACTCG GTCAAAAATGATTTTTATGGACACCATGCAAAAGTGGTCACCCTGGCTTGGTCTCCCGACAATGAGCACTTTGCCAGTGGTGGGATGGACATGATGGTCTATGTTTGGACAGTGAATGATGCAGACAAGAGACTGAAGATCCCAG